A genome region from Hevea brasiliensis isolate MT/VB/25A 57/8 chromosome 7, ASM3005281v1, whole genome shotgun sequence includes the following:
- the LOC110659893 gene encoding delta(3,5)-Delta(2,4)-dienoyl-CoA isomerase, peroxisomal gives MERYKTLQIVQKNPNSGVFHLYLNRPSHRNALSRDFFTEFPNALSSLDQNPEASVIVLCGAGDHFCSGIDLKTLNIITDYSSSGDRGRANEKLRREIKFLQDAITAIERCRKPVIASIHGACIGGGVDIVTACDIRFCSQDSFFSVKEVDLGITADLGTLQRLPSIVGYGNAMELALTGRRFSGQQAKELGLVSRVFGSKEDLDESVRLIAHGIAAKSPLAVTGTKAVLLRSRDLNLEQGLDYVATWNSAMLLSDDLTEAVKAQIQKRNPVFSKL, from the exons ATGGAGCGATACAAAACCCTACAGATCGTACAAAAAAACCCAAATTCAGGAGTCTTCCATTTATACCTTAATCGTCCATCTCATCGCAACGCCCTCTCCCGTGACTTCTTCACCGAATTCCCCAACGCCCTCTCTTCTCTCGATCAGAACCCCGAAGCCAGCGTCATCGTCCTCTGTGGCGCCGGCGATCACTTCTGCTCCGGCATCGACCTCAAAACACTAAACATAATCACCGACTATTCTTCATCCGGCGACAGAGGCCGTGCTAATGAGAAACTCCGACGAGAGATCAAGTTCTTACAGGATGCGATAACTGCGATCGAACGGTGTAGGAAACCAGTTATAGCTAGCATCCACGGAGCGTGTATTGGTGGGGGTGTTGATATTGTGACTGCCTGTGATATTAGGTTTTGTTCACAAGATTCATTTTTTTCTGTTAAAGAGGTGGATTTGGGGATAACGGCAGATCTCGGGACGCTCCAGAGACTGCCCAGTATTGTCGGGTATGGTAACGCTATGGAATTGGCTTTAACGGGTCGGAGATTCTCGGGTCAACAGGCCAAGGAGTTGGGTCTGGTGTCTCGGGTTTTTGGGTCCAAAGAGGATTTGGATGAGAGTGTTAGACTTATTGCCCATG GGATAGCTGCAAAGTCTCCTCTTGCTGTTACTGGGACAAAAGCTGTCCTCTTAAGAAGCAGGGACTTAAATTTAGAACAAGGATTGGATTATGTTGCAACTTGGAATTCTGCAATGCTTTTATCTGATGATCTAACTGAAGCTGTCAAAGCACAAATCCAGAAAAGAAACCCTGTCTTTTCCAAGCTTTAA